A window of Babylonia areolata isolate BAREFJ2019XMU chromosome 2, ASM4173473v1, whole genome shotgun sequence contains these coding sequences:
- the LOC143295892 gene encoding uncharacterized protein LOC143295892 codes for MRYDKPGVWQQDEHHHILRFFLSNITLFTYIASLIISCFFLSNITLFTYIASFIISCLFLSNITLFTYIASFIISCFFLSNITLFTYIASFIISCIFLSNITLFTYIASIIISCFFLSNITLFTYTCFFLSNITLFTYIASFIISCIFLSNITLFTYIASFIISCIFLSNITLFTYIASIIISCFFLSNITLFTYIASFIISYISFCQTSLYSRTLQASSYLVSFCQTSLYSPTLQASSYLVSFCQTSLYSPTLQASSYLVSFCQTSLYSPTLQASSYLTFLSVKHHFIHVHCKLHHILFLSVKHHFIHVHCKLHHILFLSVKHHFIHVHCKLHHILFLSVKHHFIHLHCKLHHILFLSVKHHFIHLHCKLHHILFLSVKHHFIHVHCKLHHILFLSVKHHFIHVHCKHHHIILRFFLSHTHTHTHTHTHTHTHTHTHTHTHTHLCTK; via the exons ATGAGATATGACAAACCGGGGGTGTGGCAACAAGACGAG CATCATCATATCTTACGTTTCTTTCTGTCAAACATCACTTTATTCACCTACATTGCAAGCCTCATCAtatcttgtttctttctgtcaaacATCACTTTATTCACCTACATTGCAAGCTTCATCATATCTTGTTTATTTCTGTCAAACATCACTTTATTCACGTACATTGCAAGCTTCATCAtatcttgtttctttctgtcaaacATCACTTTATTCACCTACATTGCAAGCTTCATCATATCTTGTATCTTTCTGTCAAACATCACTTTATTCACGTACATTGCAAGCATCATCAtatcttgtttctttctgtcaaacATCACTTTATTCACGTAcacttgtttctttctgtcaaacATCACTTTATTCACCTACATTGCAAGCTTCATCATATCTTGTATCTTTCTGTCAAACATCACTTTATTCACCTACATTGCAAGCTTCATCATATCTTGTATCTTTCTGTCAAACATCACTTTATTCACGTACATTGCAAGCATCATCAtatcttgtttctttctgtcaaacATCACTTTATTCACGTACATTGCAAGCTTCATCATATCTTACATTTCTTTCTGTCAAACATCACTTTATTCACGTACATTGCAAGCTTCATCAtatcttgtttctttctgtcaaacATCACTTTATTCACCTACATTGCAAGCTTCATCAtatcttgtttctttctgtcaaacATCACTTTATTCACCTACATTGCAAGCTTCATCAtatcttgtttctttctgtcaaacATCACTTTATTCACCTACATTGCAAGCATCATCATATCTTACGTTTCTTTCTGTCAAACATCACTTTATTCACGTACATTGCAAGCTTCATCAtatcttgtttctttct GTCAAACATCACTTTATTCACGTACATTGCAAGCTTCATCAtatcttgtttctttctgtcaaacATCACTTTATTCACGTACATTGCAAGCTTCATCAtatcttgtttctttctgtcaaacATCACTTTATTCACCTACATTGCAAGCTTCATCAtatcttgtttctttctgtcaaacATCACTTTATTCACCTACATTGCAAGCTTCATCAtatcttgtttctttctgtcaaacATCACTTTATTCACGTACATTGCAAGCTTCATCAtatcttgtttctttctgtcaaacATCACTTTATTCACGTACATTGCAAGCATCATCATATCATCTTACggttctttctgtcacacacacacacacacacacacacacacacacacacacacacacacacacacacacacacacacacacacacacatttatgtactAAATAA